Proteins encoded by one window of Phytohabitans houttuyneae:
- a CDS encoding RNA polymerase sigma factor produces MTFEAVIREQAPQVLGALVRRYGQFDAAEDAVQEALLAAAVQWREEGVPDNPRAWLMTVATRRLTDQFRSESARRRREENVVVMAPTDELVAPAADEERGPDRDDTLKLLFLCCHPALTAASQIALTLRAVGGLTTAEIAHAFLVPESTMAQRVSRAKQRIKSTGSTFQLPPPAEREERLQAVLHVLYLIFNEGYTATSGAELHRVELTAEAIRLARAVHSLLPDDGEVAGLLALMLLVDARRPARTGPGGDLIPLADQDRTLWNSAFIKEGVALVTRTLARAPLGPYQLQAAIAAVHDEAPRAEDTDWPQILALYDLLAGVSDNPMVTLNRAVAVAMVRGPEAGLDELSTLDKDERVAGHHRLDAVRAHFQELAGDREAARASYQQAARRTNSLPEQQYLQARAARLA; encoded by the coding sequence TTCGAGGCAGTGATCCGGGAGCAGGCGCCGCAGGTGCTTGGCGCGCTGGTCCGCCGGTACGGGCAGTTCGACGCCGCCGAGGACGCGGTGCAGGAGGCGCTGCTTGCCGCGGCGGTGCAGTGGCGTGAAGAGGGCGTCCCGGACAATCCGCGCGCATGGCTGATGACCGTCGCCACCCGGCGGCTGACCGACCAGTTCCGCAGCGAGAGCGCCCGCCGCCGCCGCGAGGAAAACGTCGTGGTCATGGCGCCGACCGACGAGCTCGTCGCGCCGGCCGCCGACGAGGAGCGCGGCCCGGACCGGGACGACACGCTCAAGCTGCTCTTCCTCTGCTGCCACCCGGCGCTGACGGCGGCCTCGCAGATCGCGCTCACGCTCCGGGCGGTCGGCGGCCTCACGACGGCGGAGATCGCGCACGCCTTCCTCGTACCGGAGTCGACGATGGCGCAGCGGGTCAGCCGCGCCAAGCAGCGCATCAAGTCGACCGGCAGCACCTTCCAGCTGCCGCCACCGGCGGAGCGGGAGGAGCGGCTGCAGGCGGTGCTGCACGTGCTGTACCTCATCTTCAACGAGGGGTACACCGCCACGTCCGGCGCCGAGCTGCACCGGGTCGAGCTGACCGCCGAGGCGATCCGGCTGGCCCGCGCGGTGCACAGCCTGCTCCCGGACGACGGCGAGGTGGCCGGGCTGCTCGCGCTGATGCTGCTCGTCGACGCCCGCCGCCCCGCCCGCACCGGGCCCGGTGGCGACCTCATTCCGCTCGCCGACCAGGACCGCACCCTGTGGAACAGCGCGTTCATCAAGGAGGGCGTCGCGCTGGTCACCCGCACGCTGGCCCGGGCGCCGCTCGGGCCGTACCAGCTGCAGGCGGCGATCGCGGCGGTGCATGACGAGGCGCCCCGCGCGGAGGACACCGACTGGCCGCAGATCCTCGCCCTCTACGACCTGCTCGCCGGTGTCTCGGACAACCCGATGGTCACGCTCAACCGGGCGGTGGCGGTCGCGATGGTGCGCGGCCCCGAGGCGGGGCTCGACGAACTTTCCACCTTGGACAAGGACGAGCGGGTCGCCGGCCACCATCGGCTCGACGCGGTGCGCGCGCACTTCCAGGAGCTGGCCGGCGACCGGGAAGCGGCCCGGGCCAGCTACCAGCAGGCGGCCAGGCGCACCAACAGCCTGCCGGAGCAGCAGTACCTGCAGGCACGCGCCGCCCGCCTCGCCTGA
- a CDS encoding helix-turn-helix transcriptional regulator, translating into MLETSARLLRLLSLLQSARDWTGPQLAERLGVTVRTIRNDVERLRTLGYPVHATPGAAGGYRLGAGAALPPLLLDDEEAVAVAVGLRTAAAGTVAGMAETSVRALTKLEHVLPSRLRHRVQAVAASMVPMPHTGPAVDPGTLSAIAAACRDHHRLRFDYENHDGTASVRDTEPHRLVHTGRRWYLVAWDVDKADWRTFRVDRLTPRVPTGPRFAPREAPDGDVTGYVARGLDSATWRYRARVTVHATAQAVAERLPPSVHIEPVDERTCAVTVGSDSPHMLALYLGMLDADFSFDEAAAPELAAHLRVLSRRYASAPA; encoded by the coding sequence ATGTTGGAGACCTCCGCGCGGCTGCTCCGCCTCCTTTCGCTGCTCCAGTCGGCGCGCGACTGGACCGGCCCGCAGCTCGCCGAGCGGCTCGGCGTCACCGTCCGCACGATCCGCAACGACGTCGAGCGGCTGCGCACCCTCGGCTACCCCGTCCACGCCACGCCCGGTGCGGCCGGCGGCTACCGGCTCGGTGCTGGCGCGGCACTACCGCCGCTGCTGCTCGACGACGAGGAGGCGGTCGCCGTCGCGGTCGGCCTCCGCACCGCCGCCGCCGGCACCGTGGCCGGCATGGCCGAGACGTCGGTACGCGCGCTCACCAAGCTTGAACACGTGCTCCCGTCCCGCCTCCGGCACCGCGTGCAGGCCGTCGCCGCGTCGATGGTGCCGATGCCGCACACCGGCCCCGCCGTCGACCCGGGGACCCTTTCGGCCATCGCCGCCGCCTGCCGCGACCACCACCGGCTCCGGTTCGACTACGAAAACCACGACGGTACCGCCAGCGTGCGGGACACCGAGCCGCACCGGCTGGTCCACACCGGACGGCGTTGGTACCTCGTGGCGTGGGACGTGGACAAGGCGGACTGGCGCACCTTCCGGGTGGACCGCCTCACGCCGCGGGTGCCGACCGGCCCCCGGTTTGCGCCGCGCGAGGCGCCGGACGGTGACGTGACCGGCTATGTGGCGCGTGGCCTCGACTCCGCCACCTGGCGCTACCGGGCCCGCGTCACCGTGCACGCCACGGCCCAGGCGGTCGCCGAGCGCCTTCCGCCCTCCGTCCACATCGAACCCGTGGACGAGCGCACCTGCGCGGTCACGGTCGGCTCCGACTCGCCGCACATGCTTGCGCTGTACCTCGGCATGCTGGACGCCGACTTCAGCTTCGACGAGGCGGCCGCGCCGGAGCTCGCTGCCCACCTGCGGGTGCTCAGCCGCCGCTACGCCTCGGCGCCGGCGTAA
- a CDS encoding epoxide hydrolase family protein — translation MKSFRIEIPQTDIDDLRARLAGTRWPDEVPGTGWSRGVPLGHLRELAAYWAGDFDWRAQEAALNELPNLVTDVDGQAIHLIHVRSPEPGATPLLVTHGWPSSPVEFLKVIGPLSDPRAHGGDPADAFHLVIPSLPGYGFSTPLAGEGWGNLFRVAGAWAEVMSRLGYERYAVYGTDAGAGVAGMLPMVAPGRVTGVYLTGTSAAMPFGPPIDLNGLSGVDCERAERFNRFQLDGMGYLHLQATRPQTLAYALTDSPVAQLAWIVEKVHEWTDPATPVDRDQLLTNVSVNWFQRAGASSAHATYEGIQAWRAMAAHGGSAGGEAPPGPPMGVAVFAADNTVRRLMDPAGAFAHWSEYDRGGHFPAMEVPDLLVDDVRAFVRVLRSS, via the coding sequence ATGAAGAGCTTCCGCATCGAGATCCCTCAGACCGATATCGACGATCTTCGCGCCCGTCTCGCGGGGACCCGCTGGCCGGACGAGGTGCCGGGCACCGGTTGGAGCCGCGGCGTACCGCTGGGCCACCTACGGGAGCTGGCCGCCTACTGGGCCGGCGACTTCGACTGGCGGGCGCAGGAGGCCGCGCTGAACGAGCTGCCCAACCTGGTCACCGACGTGGACGGGCAGGCGATCCACCTGATCCACGTGCGCTCCCCCGAGCCGGGCGCGACGCCACTGCTGGTGACCCACGGCTGGCCGAGCTCGCCGGTCGAGTTCCTCAAGGTGATCGGGCCGCTGAGCGACCCGCGCGCGCACGGTGGCGACCCGGCCGACGCGTTCCACCTGGTGATCCCGTCGCTGCCCGGCTACGGCTTCTCCACGCCGCTGGCCGGCGAGGGCTGGGGCAACCTCTTCCGGGTCGCGGGGGCGTGGGCAGAGGTGATGAGCCGGCTGGGGTACGAGCGGTACGCCGTGTACGGCACCGACGCCGGCGCGGGCGTGGCGGGCATGCTCCCGATGGTTGCCCCGGGCCGGGTGACCGGCGTGTACCTGACCGGCACCTCGGCCGCGATGCCCTTCGGCCCGCCCATCGACCTCAATGGACTGTCTGGTGTGGACTGTGAGCGAGCCGAGCGGTTCAACCGCTTCCAGCTGGACGGCATGGGCTACCTGCACCTGCAGGCGACGAGGCCGCAGACGCTCGCCTACGCGCTGACCGACTCGCCCGTGGCCCAGCTCGCCTGGATCGTGGAGAAGGTGCACGAGTGGACCGACCCGGCGACACCGGTCGACCGCGACCAGCTGCTCACCAACGTCAGCGTCAACTGGTTCCAGCGCGCCGGCGCGTCCTCGGCACACGCCACGTACGAGGGGATCCAGGCATGGCGCGCGATGGCCGCGCACGGCGGCTCCGCGGGCGGCGAGGCACCGCCCGGGCCGCCCATGGGAGTGGCGGTGTTCGCCGCCGACAACACGGTCCGCCGGCTGATGGATCCGGCGGGTGCCTTCGCGCACTGGTCGGAGTACGACCGGGGCGGGCACTTCCCGGCGATGGAAGTGCCCGACCTCCTGGTCGACGACGTACGCGCCTTCGTGCGGGTGCTCAGATCTTCGTGA
- a CDS encoding alpha/beta fold hydrolase — protein sequence MTTTSPQIVASADGTPIAYESMGDGPPVILIGGAFNDRTTVAALAATLAPHVTAVVYDRRGRGDSGDNADTFAVEREIEDLAALIAAAGGRASLFGHSSGGILALEATAQGLPVERLAVYETPFVVDGLRPLPAEGTAEQIRAFVAKERRDEAVRLFLTEQVAVPAGMVDGMQASPAWPFLVGLAHTLPYDVAVCGADLALPADRLAKIGVPTLTMAGGASPAWFPAAAQAVAGAIPGASYLTVAGQDHGVLHNPDALREPLLTFLR from the coding sequence ATGACCACCACCAGCCCGCAGATCGTGGCCTCGGCAGACGGCACGCCGATCGCGTACGAGTCGATGGGCGACGGCCCGCCTGTGATCCTCATCGGCGGCGCCTTCAACGACCGCACGACCGTCGCCGCGCTGGCCGCCACGCTCGCGCCGCACGTCACCGCGGTCGTGTACGACCGGCGCGGCCGGGGCGACAGCGGCGACAACGCGGACACGTTCGCGGTGGAGCGCGAGATCGAGGACCTGGCCGCCCTGATCGCCGCAGCCGGCGGCCGGGCCAGCCTCTTCGGTCACTCGTCCGGTGGCATCCTCGCGCTCGAGGCGACGGCACAGGGGCTGCCGGTCGAGCGGCTGGCGGTGTACGAGACCCCGTTCGTCGTGGATGGACTCCGCCCCCTGCCGGCCGAGGGCACCGCGGAGCAGATCCGCGCGTTCGTCGCCAAGGAGCGCCGCGACGAGGCCGTGCGCCTCTTCCTCACCGAGCAGGTCGCGGTACCGGCGGGGATGGTCGACGGCATGCAGGCCAGCCCCGCGTGGCCGTTCCTTGTCGGCCTCGCGCACACCCTCCCCTACGACGTGGCGGTGTGCGGCGCGGACCTGGCCCTGCCGGCCGACCGCCTGGCGAAGATCGGCGTACCCACGCTCACGATGGCCGGCGGCGCCAGCCCGGCGTGGTTTCCCGCCGCCGCGCAGGCCGTGGCCGGCGCGATCCCCGGCGCCAGCTACCTGACCGTCGCCGGCCAGGACCACGGCGTCCTGCACAACCCGGACGCACTGCGCGAGCCGCTGCTCACCTTCCTCCGCTGA
- a CDS encoding aminotransferase-like domain-containing protein yields MDDYRLIADQLADDIAAGRLRPGDRLPPQRAFARSRGIASSTAARVYGELVRRGLATGEVGRGTFVRASAPVSHPALAEPAGARVDLELNFSVLPEQPALLAPGLERLLRPAALGPALAPATITGPAGAREAAAPVLGRAGWTPQPERILFAGNGRQAIAAAVAALVPVGERLGVEALTYPVVKGIAARLGVSLVPLPTDADGLVPEAVREARVRAVYVQPTLHNPLGVTMPPARRAALAAVLDQLDIYAIEDAVYAFLRDEPAPLAAFAPGRTVVVDSLSKRLSPGLTLGFVVTPPGAVADRVAAALRSGGWAAGGFALAAATGWMADGTVAGLVRAKRRDAAERQAMAGKILRGYALRADPHAYHCWWELPEPWRAETFVAAAARHGIAVTPAAAFAVGPAHAPNAVRLALAAPPVDTLSAALAALAAVASGDYAGVE; encoded by the coding sequence GTGGACGACTACCGGCTGATCGCGGACCAGCTGGCCGACGACATCGCCGCCGGCCGGCTGCGTCCGGGTGACCGCCTCCCGCCGCAGCGCGCGTTCGCCCGGTCCCGTGGCATCGCCAGCTCCACCGCCGCCCGCGTGTACGGGGAGCTCGTCCGCCGCGGCCTGGCCACCGGCGAGGTGGGGCGGGGCACGTTCGTCCGCGCGTCCGCGCCGGTGTCCCACCCGGCGCTCGCCGAGCCCGCCGGCGCGCGGGTCGACCTGGAGCTCAACTTCAGCGTGCTGCCCGAGCAGCCCGCGCTGCTCGCGCCAGGGCTGGAGCGGCTGCTGCGGCCGGCCGCCCTCGGGCCCGCGCTCGCCCCGGCCACGATCACCGGTCCGGCCGGCGCGCGTGAGGCCGCCGCGCCGGTGCTGGGCCGTGCGGGCTGGACACCCCAGCCCGAGCGCATTCTCTTCGCCGGCAACGGCCGCCAGGCGATTGCCGCCGCCGTCGCCGCGCTGGTGCCGGTGGGGGAGCGGCTGGGCGTGGAGGCGCTGACCTACCCCGTCGTCAAGGGCATCGCCGCGCGCCTCGGCGTCTCGCTCGTACCGCTGCCGACGGACGCCGACGGCCTCGTGCCGGAGGCGGTGCGCGAGGCCCGCGTGCGCGCTGTCTATGTGCAGCCCACGCTGCACAACCCGCTCGGCGTGACGATGCCCCCGGCCCGCCGCGCCGCGCTGGCGGCCGTCCTCGACCAGCTCGACATCTACGCGATCGAGGACGCGGTGTACGCGTTCCTGCGCGACGAGCCCGCCCCGCTCGCGGCGTTCGCACCCGGCCGCACGGTGGTCGTCGACAGCCTCTCCAAGCGCCTGTCGCCCGGCCTCACGCTTGGCTTCGTGGTCACGCCGCCGGGCGCGGTCGCGGACCGGGTGGCCGCCGCGCTGCGGTCCGGTGGATGGGCGGCCGGCGGTTTCGCGCTCGCCGCCGCGACCGGCTGGATGGCGGACGGGACCGTCGCCGGCCTGGTCCGCGCGAAGCGGCGCGATGCGGCGGAGCGCCAGGCGATGGCCGGCAAGATCCTGCGGGGGTACGCGCTGCGCGCCGACCCGCACGCCTATCACTGCTGGTGGGAGCTGCCGGAGCCGTGGCGCGCGGAGACCTTTGTGGCCGCCGCGGCCCGCCACGGCATCGCGGTCACCCCGGCGGCGGCGTTCGCCGTGGGGCCGGCGCACGCGCCCAACGCGGTGCGCCTGGCCCTCGCGGCTCCACCCGTCGACACCCTCTCCGCGGCACTGGCCGCCTTGGCAGCCGTGGCCTCGGGTGACTACGCCGGGGTCGAGTGA
- a CDS encoding alpha/beta fold hydrolase, with amino-acid sequence MAMAIIDDITVGYDDEGTGDALVLVHGHPFDRSMWRPQVARFSRAGWRVIAPDLRGYGESTVVPGKTTLDVFARDIAGLLDRLGVERFVLGGLSMGGQIVLECHRLFAHRLRGLVLADTSAPADGDEQRAWRVSTAERLVAEGMGPYAEEVLYKMVSPGAPPEVAAHVLGMMRGTDPEGAAAALRGRAERPDYVAMLAGVAVPALVVVGADDEFTPVAEARLMSDAIPEAALVVVEGAAHMPNLERPADFDEALAAFLKSL; translated from the coding sequence ATGGCTATGGCGATCATCGACGACATCACGGTGGGGTACGACGACGAGGGCACCGGCGACGCGCTCGTGCTGGTGCACGGGCACCCGTTCGACCGGAGCATGTGGCGGCCACAGGTCGCGCGCTTCAGCCGCGCCGGCTGGCGGGTCATCGCTCCCGACCTGCGGGGATACGGGGAGAGCACGGTCGTGCCCGGCAAGACCACGCTGGACGTCTTCGCCCGTGACATCGCCGGGCTGCTGGACCGGCTCGGCGTGGAGCGGTTCGTCCTCGGTGGACTGTCGATGGGCGGCCAGATCGTGCTGGAGTGCCACCGCCTCTTCGCGCACCGGCTTCGCGGCCTCGTGCTGGCGGACACCTCCGCGCCGGCTGACGGCGACGAGCAGCGCGCATGGCGTGTGAGCACGGCCGAGCGGCTGGTGGCCGAGGGCATGGGGCCGTACGCGGAGGAGGTGCTCTACAAGATGGTCTCGCCGGGCGCGCCGCCCGAGGTGGCCGCGCACGTCCTGGGCATGATGCGCGGCACCGACCCCGAGGGTGCGGCGGCCGCGCTGCGCGGTCGTGCCGAGCGCCCCGACTACGTGGCGATGCTCGCCGGCGTGGCGGTGCCCGCACTGGTGGTGGTCGGTGCGGACGACGAGTTCACGCCGGTGGCCGAGGCCCGCCTGATGAGCGACGCGATCCCGGAGGCGGCGCTGGTCGTGGTCGAGGGCGCGGCGCACATGCCCAACCTGGAGCGCCCCGCCGACTTCGACGAGGCGCTCGCGGCGTTTCTCAAATCGCTCTGA
- a CDS encoding helix-turn-helix transcriptional regulator has product MWETSARLLKLLSLLQNRRDWSGAELAERLGVTPRTVRRDVDRLRGLGYPVHAVPGVAGYRLGPGAALPPLLLDDEEAVAVAVGLRTAAGGTVAGIEETSVRALAKLEQVLPSRLRHRINALQSVTVPLTAGGATVDPATLTAIAAACRDSHRLRFDYRQPDGTESRRDVEPYRLVHTGRRWYLVAWDTGRSDWRTFRVDRLVPRTPTGPRFEPRELPADAAAYVSQSVSSSPYRYQARILMHAPLDAVAEVASPTVGRLEAVDERSCVLHTGANSLDEIAIHVGLKGIDFEVLEPPELVEHIRTLARRLARAAG; this is encoded by the coding sequence ATGTGGGAAACCTCGGCGCGCCTGCTCAAGCTCCTGTCCCTGCTGCAAAACCGGCGCGACTGGTCCGGCGCGGAGCTCGCGGAGCGGCTGGGCGTGACGCCCCGCACGGTCCGGCGGGACGTCGACCGGCTGCGCGGTCTCGGCTACCCGGTGCACGCGGTGCCCGGCGTCGCCGGCTACCGCCTGGGCCCAGGCGCCGCGCTGCCGCCGCTGCTGCTCGACGACGAGGAGGCGGTCGCCGTCGCGGTCGGCCTCCGCACGGCCGCCGGCGGCACCGTGGCAGGCATCGAGGAGACGTCGGTACGGGCACTCGCCAAGCTGGAACAGGTGCTCCCCTCCCGTCTGCGCCACCGCATCAACGCGCTGCAAAGCGTCACCGTGCCGCTCACCGCCGGCGGTGCGACGGTCGATCCCGCGACGCTGACCGCGATAGCGGCCGCCTGCCGGGACAGCCACCGCCTCCGCTTCGACTACCGGCAGCCGGACGGCACGGAGAGCCGGCGGGACGTGGAGCCGTACCGGCTGGTCCACACGGGACGCCGCTGGTACCTGGTGGCGTGGGACACCGGTCGCTCGGACTGGCGCACGTTCCGGGTCGACCGGCTCGTCCCGCGCACGCCGACCGGTCCCCGGTTCGAGCCGCGCGAGCTGCCCGCCGACGCCGCCGCGTACGTGTCCCAGTCGGTCTCCTCCTCGCCGTACCGCTACCAGGCGCGGATCCTCATGCACGCGCCGCTCGACGCGGTCGCCGAGGTGGCCTCGCCCACGGTCGGGCGGCTGGAAGCTGTCGACGAGCGCAGCTGCGTACTGCACACCGGCGCCAACTCGCTCGACGAGATCGCGATCCACGTCGGGCTGAAGGGAATCGACTTCGAGGTGCTGGAGCCGCCCGAGCTCGTCGAGCACATCAGGACGCTGGCGCGGCGACTCGCCAGAGCCGCAGGGTGA
- the gndA gene encoding NADP-dependent phosphogluconate dehydrogenase: MTELARIGVTGLAVMGRNLARNLARHGHPVAVHNRSYGRTKELVEEFGHEGTFLPAETAEQFVASLERPRRLVIMVKAGAPTDAVIDEFAPLLEAGDMIVDGGNAHFTDTRRREQALRERGIHFVGCGISGGEEGALHGPSIMPGGSPESYEALGPLLEDISAKVDGTPCCTHVGPDGAGHFVKMVHNGIEYADMQLIAEAYDLLRRGAGREPTEIADIFRGWNEGRLGSYLIEITAEVLAHTDVTTGQPFVDVVQDQAEQKGTGRWTVQIALDLGVPVSGIAEAVFARSLSGDADLRAAARRLPGPVPAGNSDLLVEDVEQALYASKIVAYAQGFNQIQAGSAEYNWSIDPGAMSTIWRGGCIIRAKFLDRIKAAYDSNPGLPSLLVDDYFQDAVRGAQDAWRRVVTSATWLGIPVPGFASALAYYDGLRAERLPAALVQGQRDFFGAHTYRRVDREGSYHVLWGGDRKEVAG; the protein is encoded by the coding sequence ATGACGGAGTTGGCGCGCATCGGGGTCACGGGGTTGGCGGTCATGGGCCGCAACCTCGCGCGTAACCTGGCGCGGCACGGCCATCCCGTGGCGGTGCACAACCGCTCGTACGGCCGGACCAAAGAGCTTGTCGAGGAGTTCGGCCACGAGGGGACCTTCCTGCCGGCCGAGACCGCTGAGCAGTTCGTCGCCAGCCTGGAGCGGCCGCGCCGCCTCGTGATCATGGTGAAGGCCGGTGCGCCCACCGACGCCGTGATCGACGAGTTCGCGCCGCTGCTTGAGGCGGGCGACATGATCGTCGACGGAGGCAACGCGCACTTCACCGACACCCGCCGCCGCGAGCAGGCGCTGCGCGAGCGTGGCATCCACTTCGTCGGCTGCGGCATCTCCGGCGGCGAGGAGGGCGCGCTGCACGGGCCCAGCATCATGCCCGGCGGCTCACCCGAGTCGTACGAGGCGCTCGGCCCGCTGCTGGAGGACATCTCCGCGAAGGTCGACGGCACGCCGTGCTGCACCCACGTCGGCCCGGACGGCGCCGGCCACTTCGTCAAGATGGTGCACAACGGCATCGAGTACGCGGACATGCAGCTCATCGCCGAGGCGTACGACCTGCTCCGCCGCGGCGCCGGCCGCGAGCCGACCGAGATCGCCGACATCTTCCGCGGCTGGAACGAGGGGCGGCTCGGCTCGTACCTCATCGAGATCACGGCCGAGGTGCTCGCGCACACCGACGTGACCACCGGCCAGCCCTTCGTCGACGTGGTGCAGGACCAGGCCGAGCAGAAGGGCACGGGCCGCTGGACCGTGCAGATCGCGCTCGACCTTGGCGTGCCGGTCAGCGGCATCGCCGAGGCCGTCTTCGCGCGCTCGCTGTCCGGCGACGCCGACCTGCGCGCCGCCGCCCGCCGGCTGCCCGGCCCGGTGCCGGCCGGCAACTCCGACCTGCTTGTCGAAGACGTGGAGCAGGCGCTGTACGCGTCGAAGATCGTCGCCTACGCGCAGGGCTTCAACCAGATCCAGGCCGGCAGCGCCGAGTACAACTGGAGCATCGACCCCGGCGCCATGTCGACGATCTGGCGCGGCGGCTGCATCATCCGGGCCAAGTTCCTCGACCGCATCAAGGCGGCCTACGACAGCAACCCGGGCCTGCCTTCGCTGCTCGTCGACGACTACTTCCAGGACGCCGTGCGGGGCGCGCAGGACGCCTGGCGCCGCGTCGTCACGTCCGCGACCTGGCTGGGCATCCCGGTGCCGGGCTTCGCTTCGGCGCTCGCGTACTACGACGGCCTTCGGGCCGAGCGGCTGCCGGCCGCGCTGGTGCAGGGCCAGCGCGACTTCTTCGGCGCCCACACGTACCGCCGCGTCGACCGCGAGGGCAGCTACCACGTGCTGTGGGGCGGTGACCGCAAGGAGGTCGCCGGCTGA